From the Candidatus Eisenbacteria bacterium genome, the window AGAGGGGAAGCGCCGAGCCGCGATGCTCGACGAGCTGGGTTCCGCCGCGCGTGATGCTCTGGACGTAGGCCCCGTAGGTCGTGATCACCAGGAGCACGGCCAGCAGCACGCCCGTGTGCCAGAGGGGCGCGATGAGGCGGCGGTTCGCCGTTGGTGTGGGCAGCGCGGCCGGTTCGACCGGTTCATTCATCATGCCGGACCTCTTCTCGCGGCTCCGCCTTCCATCGAGCGGAGCGCCTTCAGTGTTTCGCGACACCATCGGGCCACGGCGCGGGAACGGTGCTCCCCATAGCCCAGGGTGATGAGCCAGAAGGGAAGGCTCGGGTGGTCGCGCTGCTCGTTCATGAGCTGCCGCCGGATCCGGCGAAAGTTGCGCAGGTCAGCGGATTCTTCGAGGAGGAGCTGCTCGATCCACCCCTCGTCGTGCCCGACGGAGCTTCGGTCGCCGAAGAATAATTTCAGCAAGAGCTCGTTCCGCACCGGCGCCGCGCGGGGAGGCACGGCGCGCCAGCGACGCAACGCCTCCCTTCCGCGATCGGTGATCTCATAGACCCGGCGGTCGCGATGCCCCCCGCGCC encodes:
- a CDS encoding PadR family transcriptional regulator gives rise to the protein RKEAASSIGYFWSESYGQIYPALRELAARGFAKRRADRRGGHRDRRVYEITDRGREALRRWRAVPPRAAPVRNELLLKLFFGDRSSVGHDEGWIEQLLLEESADLRNFRRIRRQLMNEQRDHPSLPFWLITLGYGEHRSRAVARWCRETLKALRSMEGGAARRGPA